A window of Panicum virgatum strain AP13 chromosome 8K, P.virgatum_v5, whole genome shotgun sequence contains these coding sequences:
- the LOC120644579 gene encoding putative disease resistance RPP13-like protein 3 isoform X1, with amino-acid sequence MQGIHKRPRGVHEWIELKCFDKEKTSSLFKQTVCMEEKIEDQMKDFDVVLHGITKGLPLAIVLLSGLIQTKEYPNEWQAVFEHLKSKRSKRLDSMLAMCFDDLPHDLKSCFLYFAALPMNTRIEAHTLVCMWMAEGFLRPKDGRTMEKIGRIYLRELIMRHLVKLVKTENASGVDEFVAVHHKVHAFLQHEAQEASFVDIHNGDDIPSFATTRRLSLQNYTDKYAALSRSLPKLRSILSNFQLEDVEGDEDNVESEYYEESEDGEEDSKEEGDMEAEPKVEGDGDGEIEVEEEGEEDENNEIVLCANNENNEVVEGSYEITEEEGKYETSEESKQDVMPSTMPLLSNLLQCWVTPLSAGLLRCCGEQGSPQASTNLFIKEMLQVSKFLRVISLQGIEIGESLPPTIGNVAHLQYLGVTACSLKYIPSTIENLKNLQTLDVRGTYVYKLPEAFWSITTLRHVFGEGLFLPKQVGDLKHLQTLESIDPDQENGWDSSTFEKMVHLQSLHVWDSNYNGVNAEALSTVIDKANFLEHLDTLTLDVNNIPLSVFTSSSLRRLHRLNLKGKLDMLVLRSIGKESKFHFPNLSFLSLEETEVSQDFINKLGKLPSLTTLILDRGSYKDDQDQLVFLAGGFTSLTKLMLSDLGILKLEIKKNALPELTNLEVEWYPEEIKIEIYGEREFVNKIEEVDEYLYGRITKVPVAPKKIGQQPSMKQRVAS; translated from the coding sequence ATGCAAGGTATACATAAGAGGCCACGTGGTGTCCATGAATGGATTGAGCTGAAATGTTTTGATAAAGAAAAAACCAGTAGCCTATTCAAACAAACGGTATGCATGGAAGAAAAAATTGAGGATCAGATGAAGGACTTCGATGTTGTCCTGCATGGTATAACCAAAGGCCTTCCCCTTGCCATTGTTCTTCTGTCTGGCCTTATACAAACAAAGGAGTATCCAAATGAGTGGCAAGCAGTGTTTGAACACCTCAAGTCCAAAAGGTCCAAAAGGCTTGATAGCATGCTTGCCATGTGTTTTGACGATCTCCCACATGACCTAAAATCATGCTTCCTCTACTTTGCTGCATTGCCTATGAACACACGCATTGAGGCTCACACATTGGTATGTATGTGGATGGCAGAGGGGTTTCTCAGACCGAAAGATGGGAGAACAATGGAGAAAATTGGAAGAATCTATTTGAGGGAGTTGATTATGAGGCATCTAGTTAAGTTAGTGAAGACGGAGAATGCCAGTGGTGTTGATGAATTTGTGGCTGTCCACCATAAGGTCCATGCATTTTTACAGCACGAAGCACAAGAGGCTAGCTTCGTGGATATCCATAATGGTGACGATATCCCTTCTTTCGCAACTACTCGTCGCCTCTCTCTACAAAATTATACAGATAAATATGCTGCTCTGTCGAGGTCTTTGCCAAAACTACGATCTATCTTGTCCAATTTCCAACTGGAAGATGTCGAAGGTGACGAAGATAATGTGGAAAGTGAATATTACGAGGAAAGTGAAGATGGTGAGGAAGATTCAAAAGAGGAAGGAGACATGGAGGCTGAGCCAAAGGTAGAAGGTGATGGGGATGGAGAGATAGAGGtagaggaagagggagaagaagacGAAAATAATGAGATTGTGTTATGTGCAAACAATGAAAACAATGAGGTGGTTGAGGGATCATACGAAATTACTGAGGAAGAGGGGAAATATGAAACAAGTGAAGAATCAAAACAGGATGTGATGCCCAGTACAATGCCATTATTATCAAACTTGCTTCAGTGTTGGGTGACACCACTATCAGCAGGCTTGCTTCGTTGTTGTGGGGAACAGGGCAGCCCTCAAGCGAGCACCAACTTATTCATAAAAGAAATGTTGCAAGTATCCAAATTTCTTCGCGTCATCAGTCTACAAGGCATTGAGATTGGTGAGAGCTTACCACCAACTATTGGGAATGTGGCACACTTGCAGTACCTCGGTGTCACTGCTTGTTCCTTGAAATATATCCCATCGACAATTGAAAACCTTAAAAATCTTCAGACATTGGATGTTCGAGGCACATATGTTTATAAACTTCCAGAAGCATTTTGGAGTATAACGACACTGCGCCATGTATTTGGTGAAGGTCTTTTCTTGCCTAAGCAGGTGGGTGACTTGAAACACCTGCAGACACTTGAAAGCATAGATCCTGATCAGGAGAATGGTTGGGACAGCAGCACTTTTGAGAAAATGGTTCACCTTCAGTCCCTTCATGTTTGGGATTCTAACTACAATGGTGTTAATGCAGAGGCTCTATCTACTGTTATTGATAAAGCTAATTTCCTTGAACACCTAGATACCCTTACTCTTGATGTTAATAACATCCCATTGAGTGTGTTCACCAGTTCTTCCCTGAGGCGTCTTCATAGGCTAAACTTAAAAGGCAAATTGGACATGTTGGTGCTGCGATCTATTGGAAAGGAGTCAAAATTTCATTTCCCCAACCTTAGCTTCCTATCATTGGAAGAGACAGAGGTGTCGCAGGATTTCATCAACAAGCTTGGGAAGCTGCCTTCGCTCACCACTCTAATATTGGATAGAGGCTCCTACAAGGATGATCAAGATCAACTTGTCTTCCTAGCTGGTGGATTTACAAGTCTTACAAAGCTGATGCTTTCTGATCTGGGAATTTTGAAACTCGAGATTAAGAAAAATGCACTTCCAGAACTCACAAATTTGGAGGTTGA